The following proteins are encoded in a genomic region of Brachypodium distachyon strain Bd21 chromosome 1, Brachypodium_distachyon_v3.0, whole genome shotgun sequence:
- the LOC106865759 gene encoding uncharacterized protein LOC106865759, translating into MSTSSQTFGLHSRDSLARDRQHKVGFIRLRTNSLRSTPFHCARVSARSSFSQSSAAPPETEHKQHARDAMPSSSSVDPEPAAAAAEYFPSTLRTQAEVDAVCRMHGVDPALFTAPPAGADQRASSPPPPSSVCVYADALEAGMRVPLHAFFSGAPAHFGLAPTQLSPNGWRIMAGFVVVCRHAGLPPSLAVFRTFFALCKRSSGWYFFRSKKSSGLRFAGTRCANMDMDWKTRFFFLSSPAPWPCPVEWVVPSETSFKDPMLTPEEKGWAAKLLLAHGGAAIDFRTYLCETNLAAAMVTAALLPMPSSARAAASFSSRGMDSSVYDTMEKMTTEPGLAGAWWSSSLGLCGKKRSLQEANGEESMSLSVPNTPPAADGFSAPPDFSYRVYALELGERLVARCAEVAALRKKLGPELEKLKAEVSTARQLVGTELENAKSELARRRRPCWTK; encoded by the exons ATGTCCACAAGCTCACAGACTTTCGGGCTCCACTCCCGCGACTCTTTGGCTAGGGATCGCCAACACAAGGTTGGCTTTATTCGGTTACGAACAAACAGCCTTCGTAGCACGCCCTTTCACTGCGCTCGTGTCTCCGCCCGTTCTTCTTTCTCCCAATCCTCCGCCGCACCGCCGGAGACAGAACACAAACAGCACGCGCGCGACGCGatgccttcctcctccagcgtCGACCCggagccggccgccgccgccgcggagtaCTTCCCATCGACCCTGCGCACGCAGGCCGAGGTGGACGCGGTCTGCAGGATGCACGGCGTCGACCCCGCGCTCTTCACCGCACCCCCCGCCGGTGCCGACCAGCGCGCGAgctcgccgcccccgccgtccTCCGTGTGCGTGTACGCGGACGCGCTGGAGGCCGGGATGCGCGTCCCGCTGcacgccttcttctccggcgcgcCCGCCCACTTCGGCCTCGCGCCGACGCAGCTCTCGCCCAACGGCTGGCGCATCATGGCCGGCTTCGTCGTGGTCTGCCGCCACGCCGGCCTGCCCCCTTCCCTCGCCGTCTTCCGCACCTTCTTCGCGCTATGCAAGAGATCCTCCGGCTGGTACTTCTTCCGCTCCAAGAAATCCTCCGGCCTGCGCTTCGCCGGCACGCGGTGCGCTAATATGGACATGGACTGGAAAacccgcttcttcttcctctcgtcGCCCGCGCCGTGGCCCTGCCCCGTGGAGTGGGTCGTGCCGTCCGAGACCTCCTTCAAGGATCCCATGCTCACGCCTGAGGAGAAGGGTTGGGCCGCGAAGCTGCTGCTTGCtcatggcggcgccgccattgACTTCAGGACCTATCTTTGCGAGACCAAccttgccgccgccatggtAACCGCCGCACTGCTGCCGATGCCTTCTTCTGCTCGTGCTGCAGCCAGTTTTTCTTCCAGAG GGATGGATTCCTCGGTCTATGACACGATGGAGAAGATGACAACAGAGCCGGGCCTTGCCGGAGCGTGGTGGTCGTCGTCGTTGGGTTTGtgcgggaagaagaggagtcTGCAGGAAGCCAACGGCGAGGAGAGCATGTCCCTTTCTGTCCCCAACACGCCTCCTGCCGCTGATGGCTTCTCGGCGCCACCGGATTTCTCGTACCGTGTCTACGCGCTGGAGCTGGGGGAGAGGCTGGTGGCGCGATGTGCCGAGGTCGCCGCTCTGCGGAAGAAGCTGGGGCCGGAGCTGGAGAAGTTGAAGGCCGAAGTCTCCACGGCGAGGCAGCTGGTGGGGACGGAGCTGGAGAACGCGAAGTCGGAGCTCGCCAGGCGACGGAGGCCGTGCTGGACAAAGTGA